Proteins from a single region of Dyadobacter fanqingshengii:
- a CDS encoding carboxypeptidase-like regulatory domain-containing protein, protein MHLNYNLLTNNASRSFWLVVFITFCCSGYSHAQQGGTVTLSGKVTDEKTGKPLPFANVFINNSTIGTNADENGNYRLTNLSIGNLEMAVSFLGYETVKQTLRFEQPGVKTVLFKLREGMELEGVTVYAKKNKKREKYLKIITRELLGNSRFSKQCKILNPQVLKISEDDDKHLTAQTTKPLIIENLALGYRIHQDLDDFDYFNGKVYYGGSTRFELLVPKDSLQKKQWRANQKIAYQGSVKHLLSSMVSDSLQEQGFKVYQAIPDSMRRFNTVRTQNGYNTIANHLHNRIEQVRGMRLIRPGELVTERLVVSGTQLEVFFMKKKGRSPYSDMPYAYTQITLPQGYMVITPSGWVSIPMGFEIAGDLGNDRFSSLLPADWKRDD, encoded by the coding sequence ACTTGCTTACCAATAACGCCTCCCGCTCATTTTGGCTGGTGGTTTTTATTACGTTTTGCTGCTCGGGATATTCGCATGCCCAGCAGGGCGGGACGGTTACGCTTTCTGGAAAAGTCACTGATGAAAAAACAGGCAAGCCGCTTCCGTTTGCCAATGTGTTCATCAATAATTCAACCATAGGAACGAATGCGGACGAAAACGGTAATTACCGGCTGACCAATTTGTCTATTGGCAACCTGGAAATGGCCGTTTCGTTTTTGGGTTACGAAACTGTGAAGCAGACATTGCGTTTTGAGCAGCCCGGTGTTAAGACCGTTCTTTTCAAATTAAGGGAAGGTATGGAGCTGGAAGGTGTGACCGTTTATGCCAAAAAGAATAAGAAACGCGAGAAATATTTGAAGATCATTACCCGCGAATTGCTAGGAAACAGCCGTTTTAGCAAGCAATGTAAGATCCTTAACCCGCAGGTTTTGAAGATTTCGGAGGACGATGATAAACATTTAACCGCACAAACAACCAAGCCGCTGATCATTGAAAACCTTGCATTAGGCTATCGCATTCATCAGGATCTGGATGATTTTGATTATTTCAACGGGAAGGTTTATTATGGCGGAAGTACGCGGTTTGAATTGCTCGTTCCAAAAGATAGCTTGCAAAAAAAGCAGTGGCGGGCGAACCAGAAGATAGCCTATCAGGGCTCTGTGAAGCATTTATTGTCGAGCATGGTTTCGGATAGTTTACAGGAACAAGGTTTTAAAGTTTATCAGGCTATCCCCGATTCCATGAGACGGTTTAACACGGTGCGTACACAAAACGGGTATAACACCATTGCCAATCACCTGCATAATCGCATAGAGCAAGTGCGGGGAATGCGATTGATCCGCCCCGGCGAGCTGGTGACCGAGCGGTTAGTGGTTTCAGGCACGCAGCTGGAAGTGTTTTTTATGAAGAAAAAAGGCCGCTCTCCTTATTCAGATATGCCTTACGCATACACGCAAATCACGTTGCCGCAGGGTTATATGGTGATCACGCCATCGGGCTGGGTATCGATTCCAATGGGTTTTGAGATTGCAGGTGACCTTGGCAATGATCGTTTTTCATCACTTTTACCTGCCGACTGGAAGAGAGACGATTAG
- a CDS encoding FG-GAP repeat domain-containing protein yields the protein MLRNLRRLQYYFFLISVYLCLCNISCGKKNASESVAEGKALAAKYCSNCHQLPDPALLDKSTWINGVLPAMAEQLGIEVLEGNIYLHNQQSALSSADWNKLVHYYQTLAPDTLQVSNGYKQTRDWAIFELKQSKVIPKAVSSTLLVAIDSSQHRIYTSDLENPGLYVSDNLELRKLVTKLSSPAIDICFPTQRKPEMTITSMGGMRALDITKGQILTLNEKPGAKPELISNDLTRPIQSQPIDFNKDGLQDYLVCAFGHNRGGLYLLKQLAGHKFEKVAVREMPGATESHIRDLNGDGWPDIITLFAHGDEGIWVFINNKQGGFTEKNVLRFPSVYGSSSFQLVDVTHDGKLDIIYTAGDNSDFSRILKPYHGLYIYEETGNFQFKQTHFFPINGCTKAIAADFDKDGDIDIATIAFFADFEKKPEEGFLYFEQNGLTPEKKPRFQPYAVPVHKHGRWICMDVEDYDGDGDEDIVLGNFSKGFLNKESLKPTWDVHAPYVLLENKTLPTKLK from the coding sequence ATGCTAAGGAATCTTCGCAGGCTTCAATATTACTTTTTTCTGATTTCCGTTTACCTGTGCCTTTGTAACATTTCCTGTGGTAAAAAGAACGCCAGCGAGTCCGTAGCGGAGGGAAAAGCACTGGCTGCAAAATACTGCTCAAACTGCCACCAGCTTCCGGATCCGGCACTTTTGGATAAATCCACATGGATAAATGGCGTGTTACCAGCAATGGCCGAGCAGCTTGGGATCGAAGTTTTGGAAGGGAACATTTATCTGCATAACCAGCAGTCTGCACTGTCCTCTGCCGACTGGAACAAGCTTGTACATTATTATCAAACCCTTGCGCCGGATACGTTGCAAGTTTCTAACGGTTACAAACAAACGCGCGATTGGGCTATTTTTGAATTAAAACAGTCAAAAGTTATTCCGAAGGCTGTCAGCAGTACATTACTGGTTGCGATTGACTCATCTCAGCACCGTATTTACACCAGTGACCTGGAAAATCCGGGTTTGTACGTTTCCGATAATTTGGAACTGCGAAAACTGGTGACCAAACTTTCCTCCCCGGCGATTGACATTTGTTTTCCCACTCAAAGAAAACCCGAAATGACCATCACTTCCATGGGTGGCATGCGCGCCCTGGACATTACGAAGGGCCAGATTTTAACATTAAACGAAAAGCCCGGCGCAAAGCCTGAACTGATCTCAAATGACCTCACCCGGCCCATACAAAGCCAGCCCATTGATTTCAACAAAGATGGTTTGCAGGATTACCTGGTCTGCGCGTTCGGGCACAACCGGGGCGGATTGTATTTACTGAAACAACTTGCCGGGCACAAGTTTGAAAAGGTGGCTGTGAGAGAAATGCCAGGGGCAACGGAAAGCCATATACGCGACCTGAATGGCGACGGGTGGCCAGATATTATAACGCTCTTTGCACACGGAGACGAAGGAATATGGGTTTTTATCAATAATAAGCAGGGCGGTTTTACTGAAAAAAATGTACTCCGATTTCCTTCCGTTTACGGTTCCAGCAGCTTTCAGCTGGTTGATGTTACCCATGACGGCAAGCTCGACATTATTTATACAGCCGGCGATAACAGTGATTTTTCAAGGATTCTGAAACCTTATCATGGCCTTTATATTTATGAAGAAACGGGAAATTTCCAGTTTAAGCAAACGCATTTTTTCCCCATAAATGGGTGCACAAAAGCTATCGCTGCGGATTTTGATAAAGACGGAGACATAGACATTGCCACCATCGCCTTTTTTGCAGACTTTGAAAAAAAGCCTGAGGAAGGTTTTCTTTATTTCGAACAGAATGGCTTGACGCCTGAAAAAAAACCTCGTTTCCAACCCTATGCCGTTCCTGTGCATAAGCATGGGCGATGGATTTGTATGGATGTGGAAGATTATGATGGGGATGGCGATGAAGACATTGTCTTAGGGAATTTTTCCAAAGGCTTTCTGAACAAGGAAAGTTTGAAACCCACCTGGGATGTGCATGCGCCATATGTGTTGCTTGAAAACAAAACATTGCCAACGAAGCTGAAATAG
- a CDS encoding SusC/RagA family TonB-linked outer membrane protein, producing the protein MKRIYKNSGRSIFFSFMLSFAAIVAFAQERKVTGKITDLAGTGIPGATVVLKGTQTGTNTNGDGDFSINVGNSGTLVISFVGYKTKEVTVGNQSVINIQMEDDISALEEVIVTGYTIDSRRETTGAVSTVKSKDLTATPSGNVEQQLQGRVAGVTVITNGQPGTSSQIRVRGFGAFGGNEPLYVVDGVPTGSTDFLNPDDIETTTVLKDAAAASIYGARAANGVIVYTTKKGTKKAKKLSVTYDGLFGVTTPGKGQTMLTPQEQADWTWQAIRNDAFQGDSLPKFTNVASGQYGSGDKPVLPDYINVGGKTGVVGELDLAAEKLKYNVDPARGSIYQVVRANKQGTDWYDAITRNAPLQRHSLGFSGGGDNNRFYAGFSVQDQKGIMLNNGFKRYAFRINTEFDVLKNLRIGQNAQFTYLQVLGQGGGNGGQGVAADENDILSAFRMPSIIPVYDEFGGYAGTAAKGFNNPRNPVASRDGLKNNAGFAGNGFGNFYIELDVIPGLTLRSSIGAQYANYANRGFSRLQYENSENNSAFGYNEGSGHRFSWTLTNTANFKKTFGLHNLDVIIGQEALNTGVGKNQNSSGLNPFSTDINYINMNNVGSKQVFSDYYKGVNFYSLFARANYTFNDRYILTGVVRRDGSSRFGANNRYGVFPAFSAAWRISSENFMKSVPFVTELKLRGGYGLMGNSNNVDPNNQYSLYGASLGQSSYDINGTNSSAVEGYYRTRIGNKSAKWETSITKNIGIDGTFLKGKLDIIIDLWQKDTKDLLFQVPITATAGYDAAAPSVNVGKMSNKGIDLQIINRGRITNDLGYEVNFTAGILKNNIESLAPGIKYLTVNPDFRGIQPIRNQIGYAISSFYGYKVMGLFADKAEVDGAPAQDGKAPGRFRYEDVSGDGVINSDDRTYLGSPVPKFTGGINLKFTFKGFDVETYMYTSVGNKIFNVSKWFTDFYPSFTGAAVSDRVKNSWLPTNTNTNTPIFESTSNFSTNTQSNSFYVEDGTFFRMQNITLGYTLPGNILAKLRMSKLRVFASTNNLFTVTKYQGLDPGVGGNADTNFGIDVGNYPITRSYTLGINLGF; encoded by the coding sequence ATGAAAAGAATCTACAAGAACTCCGGAAGGAGTATCTTCTTCTCCTTCATGCTCAGTTTCGCAGCAATTGTTGCATTCGCACAAGAACGTAAAGTAACAGGAAAGATCACCGACCTCGCCGGAACAGGCATTCCAGGAGCGACGGTTGTCTTGAAAGGAACCCAAACGGGAACAAACACAAATGGTGACGGCGATTTTTCTATTAACGTAGGAAATAGCGGCACATTGGTAATCAGCTTTGTTGGTTACAAAACAAAAGAAGTGACTGTGGGCAACCAGAGTGTCATCAACATTCAGATGGAAGATGACATTTCGGCGTTAGAGGAAGTTATCGTAACGGGTTACACCATCGATAGCAGGAGAGAAACAACGGGTGCGGTTTCCACAGTTAAGTCAAAAGACTTAACGGCAACCCCATCAGGAAACGTTGAACAGCAATTACAAGGGCGCGTGGCCGGGGTTACGGTGATCACAAATGGTCAGCCGGGAACATCCAGCCAGATCCGCGTAAGGGGTTTTGGCGCTTTTGGTGGTAACGAGCCATTGTATGTGGTTGACGGGGTGCCAACAGGATCAACAGATTTCCTTAATCCTGATGACATTGAAACAACAACCGTACTGAAAGATGCGGCGGCGGCTTCCATTTACGGAGCACGTGCAGCGAACGGTGTAATTGTTTACACGACCAAAAAAGGTACAAAGAAGGCTAAGAAACTGAGCGTTACATATGATGGACTTTTCGGGGTAACGACGCCTGGTAAAGGACAAACGATGCTGACACCTCAGGAACAAGCTGACTGGACATGGCAGGCGATCAGAAATGACGCATTCCAGGGTGATTCACTTCCGAAATTCACCAATGTTGCCAGCGGACAGTACGGCTCAGGTGACAAGCCGGTTTTGCCCGATTACATTAACGTAGGTGGAAAAACAGGCGTTGTGGGTGAACTGGACCTTGCTGCTGAAAAGTTGAAATACAATGTTGACCCGGCGCGCGGCTCCATTTATCAGGTTGTAAGGGCCAACAAGCAGGGAACAGACTGGTATGATGCGATCACAAGAAATGCCCCGTTGCAGAGACATTCACTGGGCTTTTCTGGTGGTGGTGACAACAACCGGTTTTATGCAGGTTTCAGTGTTCAGGATCAGAAGGGTATCATGTTGAACAATGGTTTCAAACGTTATGCCTTCCGTATTAACACTGAATTTGATGTGCTTAAAAACCTGAGAATTGGTCAGAACGCACAGTTCACTTACTTACAGGTGCTTGGCCAGGGCGGTGGAAATGGTGGACAAGGTGTGGCAGCGGATGAAAATGACATCCTTTCTGCATTCCGTATGCCTTCAATCATCCCGGTTTACGATGAATTCGGCGGTTATGCAGGAACGGCAGCAAAAGGTTTCAACAACCCGCGTAACCCGGTTGCCAGCAGGGACGGTCTGAAAAACAACGCAGGCTTCGCAGGAAACGGTTTCGGTAACTTCTATATCGAACTGGATGTGATCCCTGGTTTGACTTTACGTTCAAGCATTGGCGCACAGTATGCCAACTATGCAAACAGAGGTTTCAGCAGATTACAATATGAAAACTCTGAAAATAACTCAGCATTTGGTTACAACGAAGGTTCAGGGCACCGTTTCAGCTGGACGTTGACAAACACTGCCAACTTCAAGAAAACGTTTGGCTTGCACAATCTGGATGTGATCATTGGTCAGGAAGCGTTGAATACAGGGGTCGGAAAAAATCAGAACTCATCTGGTTTGAACCCATTCTCTACGGATATCAACTATATCAACATGAATAACGTTGGTTCAAAACAGGTTTTCAGTGACTATTATAAAGGAGTTAACTTCTACTCACTGTTTGCCCGCGCCAACTATACATTCAATGACCGCTACATTCTGACAGGGGTTGTGCGTCGCGACGGTTCTTCCCGTTTTGGTGCAAACAACCGTTACGGGGTGTTCCCTGCGTTCTCAGCAGCATGGAGAATTTCGTCCGAAAACTTCATGAAGAGCGTTCCTTTCGTAACAGAGCTTAAACTTAGAGGTGGTTACGGTCTGATGGGTAACTCCAATAACGTGGATCCAAACAACCAGTACAGCTTGTACGGCGCGAGTCTTGGCCAGTCATCTTACGATATCAATGGAACCAACTCAAGTGCAGTAGAAGGATACTACAGAACACGTATCGGTAATAAAAGCGCTAAGTGGGAAACCAGTATTACCAAGAACATTGGTATCGACGGAACATTCCTGAAAGGCAAACTGGATATCATTATTGACCTTTGGCAAAAAGATACCAAGGATCTTTTGTTCCAGGTTCCGATCACTGCAACTGCCGGATATGATGCAGCTGCTCCTTCTGTTAACGTTGGTAAAATGTCAAACAAGGGAATTGACTTGCAGATCATTAACCGTGGCCGCATTACAAATGACCTTGGTTATGAAGTGAACTTCACGGCTGGTATTCTTAAGAACAACATTGAGTCGCTTGCTCCGGGGATTAAATACCTGACAGTAAACCCTGATTTCCGCGGCATACAGCCTATCAGAAACCAGATTGGTTATGCGATCTCATCTTTCTACGGATACAAAGTAATGGGTCTCTTTGCTGACAAGGCAGAAGTGGATGGAGCGCCTGCACAGGATGGCAAAGCCCCTGGCCGTTTCCGTTATGAGGATGTTAGTGGTGACGGTGTGATCAATTCGGATGACAGAACGTATCTGGGAAGTCCGGTTCCGAAATTTACTGGCGGTATTAACCTTAAATTCACTTTCAAAGGATTTGATGTTGAAACTTACATGTATACTTCTGTTGGAAACAAGATCTTCAACGTTTCTAAATGGTTCACTGATTTTTATCCATCTTTTACAGGAGCAGCAGTTAGTGATCGCGTAAAAAACTCATGGTTGCCAACAAACACGAACACAAATACGCCGATCTTTGAAAGCACTTCTAATTTCAGCACCAACACGCAGTCAAACTCTTTCTATGTTGAAGACGGAACATTCTTCCGTATGCAAAATATAACCCTTGGCTATACATTGCCGGGTAACATTTTGGCTAAGCTTCGCATGTCTAAATTGCGCGTGTTTGCTTCAACGAACAACTTGTTCACTGTAACGAAGTATCAAGGTCTTGATCCGGGAGTTGGCGGTAACGCAGATACGAACTTTGGTATCGACGTTGGTAACTACCCGATTACAAGAAGCTACACTTTGGGTATCAATTTAGGTTTCTAA